In one Phyllostomus discolor isolate MPI-MPIP mPhyDis1 chromosome 8, mPhyDis1.pri.v3, whole genome shotgun sequence genomic region, the following are encoded:
- the LOC114503290 gene encoding 60S ribosomal protein L34-like, with protein sequence MVQCLTYRRRLSYNTASSKTRLSRTPGNRIVYLYTKKVGKARKSACGVCLGRLRGVRAFRPKVLMKLSKTKKHVSRAYGGSMCAKCIRDKIKRAFLIEEQKIVVKVLKAQAQSQKAK encoded by the coding sequence ATGGTCCAGTGTTTGACATACCGTCGGAGGCTGTCCTACAATACAGCCTCTAGCAAAACTAGGCTGTCCCGAACCCCTGGCAATAGAATTGTTTACCTTTATACCAAAAAGGTTGGGAAAGCACGAAAATCGGCATGTGGCGTGTGCCTAGGCCGACTTCGTGGGGTTCGTGCTTTTAGACCTAAAGTTCTAATGAAGTTGTCTAAGACGAAAAAACATGTCAGCAGGGCCTATGGTGGATCCATGTGTGCTAAGTGTATCCGTGACAAGATCAAGCGTGCTTTCCTTATTGAGGAGCAGAAAATTGTTGTGAAAGTATTGAAGGCACAAGCACAGAGtcaaaaagctaaataa